Proteins encoded by one window of Sphingomonas ginkgonis:
- the hpf gene encoding ribosome hibernation-promoting factor, HPF/YfiA family — protein sequence MDVRVAGHQVETGGALQDHVGRRINAMADKYFARAIGANVTFGKGPHDNGFTCDIVAPVNQGIVLKASNRAGDAHVAFDGAADKIERQLRRYMARLRERGGGANGAARDEFVENASYTIFASPVIEEEEPVIEHPPIVAETRVDIPDASVSDAVMMMDLRNTNALLFRNSKTGAHNMVYKRDDGTIGWVEPRTA from the coding sequence ATGGACGTTCGTGTTGCAGGTCACCAGGTGGAGACCGGGGGCGCGCTGCAGGACCATGTTGGTCGGCGCATCAACGCCATGGCGGACAAATATTTCGCGCGCGCGATCGGCGCCAACGTGACCTTCGGCAAGGGCCCGCACGACAATGGCTTCACCTGCGACATCGTCGCCCCGGTGAACCAGGGGATCGTGCTCAAGGCCTCGAACCGGGCGGGCGACGCGCACGTCGCCTTCGACGGCGCGGCCGACAAGATCGAGCGGCAGCTGCGCCGCTACATGGCCCGCCTGCGCGAGCGCGGCGGCGGCGCCAACGGCGCGGCGCGCGACGAATTCGTCGAGAACGCCAGCTACACCATCTTCGCCTCGCCGGTGATCGAGGAGGAGGAGCCGGTGATCGAGCATCCGCCGATCGTCGCCGAGACCCGGGTCGACATCCCCGACGCCAGCGTCAGCGACGCGGTGATGATGATGGACCTGCGCAATACCAACGCGCTGCTGTTCCGCAACAGCAAGACCGGCGCCCACAACATGGTCTACAAACGGGACGACGGCACGATCGGCTGGGTGGAACCTCGCACCGCCTGA